From one Equus asinus isolate D_3611 breed Donkey chromosome 5, EquAss-T2T_v2, whole genome shotgun sequence genomic stretch:
- the RBP7 gene encoding retinoid-binding protein 7 — MTRKLWEVSGIDFATRKIANLLKPQKVIEQNGDSFTIHTSGSLKNYLVKFTVGEEFDEDNKGLDNRKCRSLVTWDNDSLTCVQKGEKKNRGWTHWIEGDQLHLVLTTCGSYF; from the exons ATGACGAGGAAACTCTGGGAGGTGTCAG gcatTGACTTTGCCACTCGCAAGATAGCCAACTTGCTGAAGCCACAGAAAGTGATCGAGCAAAATGGGGATTCTTTTACCATCCACACGTCCGGCAGCTTAAAGAACTACCTTGTTAAATTTACAGTTGGAGAAGAATTTGATGAAGACAACAAAGGCCTGGATAACAGAAAATGCAGG AGCTTGGTCACCTGGGACAATGACAGTCTCACCTGTGTCCAGAAGggggaaaagaagaacagaggTTGGACCCATTGGATTGAAGGGGACCAACTCCACCTGGTTCTCACCACATGTGGTTCTTATTTTTGA
- the NMNAT1 gene encoding nicotinamide/nicotinic acid mononucleotide adenylyltransferase 1 translates to MENSEKTELVLLACGSFNPITNMHLRLFELAKDYMNGTGKYKVIKGIISPVGDAYKKKGLISAHHRVFMAQLSTKNSEWVEVDTWESLQKEWVETAQVLRHHQEKLEASSCGNEQGSPVLERPGRKRKWAEQRQDFSQKKSLEPKTKGVPKVKLLCGADLLESFGVPNLWKSEDITQIVRDYGLICITRAGNDAQKFIYESDVLWKYQNNIHLVNEWITNDISSTKIRQALRRGQSIRYLVPDLVQEYIEKHDLYTSESEERNVGVILAPLQRNMAEANS, encoded by the exons ATGGAGAATTCAGAGAAGACAGAATTGGTTCTCCTTGCCTGTGGTTCCTTTAATCCTATCACTAACATGCACCTCAGGTTATTTGAACTGGCCAAGGACTACATGAATGGAACAG GAAAATATAAAGTTATCAAAGGCATAATTTCTCCTGTTGGCGATGCATATAAGAAGAAAGGACTCATCTCTGCCCATCACCGAGTTTTCATGGCACAACTTTCCACCAAGAATTCAGAATGGGTGGAAGTTGATACGTGGGAAAGTCTTCAGAAGGAGTGGGTAGAGACTGCTCAGGTGCTCAG ACACCATCAAGAGAAACTAGAGGCTAGTAGCTGTGGTAACGAGCAGGGCTCACCTGTGCTGGAAAGGCCTGGACGGAAGAGGAAGTGGGCTGAACAAAGACAAGATTTTAGCCAAAAGAAATCCCTAGAGCCAAAAACTAAAG GTGTGCCAAAGGTAAAGCTGCTGTGTGGGGCAGATTTACTGGAGTCCTTTGGTGTTCCCAATCTGTGGAAGAGTGAGGATATCACCCAAATCGTGCGAGACTATGGGCTCATATGTATTACTCGGGCTGGGAATGATGCTCAGAAATTCATCTATGAATCCGATGTGCTGTGGAAATACCAGAACAACATTCATCTGGTGAATGAATGGATCACCAATGACATCTCATCCACAAAGATCCGGCAAGCCCTCAGAAGGGGCCAGAGCATTCGCTACTTGGTACCAGATCTTGTCCAAGAATATATTGAGAAGCATGATTTGTATACCTCTGAGAGTGAAGAGAGGAATGTCGGGGTTATTCTGGCTCCTTTGCAGAGAAACATGGCAGAAGCTAACTCATAA